A genomic region of Zea mays cultivar B73 chromosome 6, Zm-B73-REFERENCE-NAM-5.0, whole genome shotgun sequence contains the following coding sequences:
- the LOC100278580 gene encoding uncharacterized protein LOC100278580 (The RefSeq protein has 3 substitutions compared to this genomic sequence) has protein sequence MAVPPRWANLNIDLVTEIMNRVPCAIDRTRMAAVCQAWLAAVARAERLTFQLPSLLFPPADANDVYCYLSGCREHNMLAGPRYFGSYDDGWFFVAYGHTCGHRLLNIRTGDSHALPDILVDHVAHEIHSMVILAAAISCPPEFAPCAAGIVSYQPELDAPRRRHLAFWRQGDEVAVCNVLPGAPVGPGWEPEDVVYYRRNFLFLTQGGHILVCNPLYENDDSGNILLVPWKLMPFPEWSFFRDCMWEYPGSAVVRACYLVESRASLDMVVRLAAHDHAPTSSFKVFYMDPIDIIEPGDDDEEADEYLRTWNWFGENAWGGRMLFVGRGCSRSYEVREYPGLKDGIFFLDDRSFYDDEMMFGRVNERQYPCSDIGRWSPPEGPLPSHVELYFPERVPSYNSPPAWLLH, from the coding sequence ATGGCTGTGCCTCCGCGGTGGGCGAACCTCAACATCGACCTGGTGACGGAGATCATGAACCGCGTCCCGTGCGCAATCGACCGCACGCGGATGGCCGCCGTCTGTCAGGCGTGGCTCGCGGCGGTCGCGCGGGCAGAGCGTCTGACATTTCAGCTCCCGTCGCTCCTCTTCCCGCCCGCGGACGCGAATGACGTCTACTGCTACCTCAGCGGTTGCCGCGAACACAACATGTTGGCCGGGCCCCGCTACTTCGGATCGTACGACGACGGCTGGTTCTTCGTCGCCTACGGCCACACTTGCGGGCATCGGCTGCTCAACATCCGCACCGGAGATTCCCACGCGCTACCCGACATCCTCGTGGATCACGTCGCTCACGAAATACACAGCATGGTCATCCTCGCCGCCGCCATCTCGTGCCCGCCTGAGTTCGCGCCATGCGCCGCGGGCATCGTCAGCTACCAGCCGGAGCTCGACGCGCCGCGCCGACGCCACTTGGCGTTCTGGCGCCAAGGGGATGAGGTGGCCGTCTGCAACGTTTTGCCCGGCGCGCCAGTTGGGCCGGGCTGGGAACCGGAGGACGTCGTGTACTACCGGCGCAACTTCCTTTTCCTCACCCAAGGTGGGCATATCCTCGTGTGCAACCCGTTATATGAAAATGATGATAGTGGGAATATCCTGCTAGTGCCGTGGAAGTTAATGCCCTTCCCGGAATGGAGCTTCTTCCGTGATTGCATGTGGGAATATCCTGGTAGTGCGGTCGTCCGCGCTTGCTACCTTGTGGAATCCCGCGCGTCACTGGATATGGTCGTCAGGCTCGCTGCCCATCATCACGCGCCGACGTCGTCGTTCAAGGTGTTCTACATGGACCCTATCGATATCATCGAGCCAGGCGATGACGACGAGGAGGCTGATGAGTACCTTAGGACCTGGAACTGGTTCGGGGAAAATGCATGGGGGGGCCGGATGCTGTTCGTGGGGCGAGGATGCTCCAAGTCCTACGAGGTACGTGAGTACCCTGGGTTGAAGGACGGCATCTTCTTCTTGGATGATCGGAGCTTCTACGACGCCGAGATGATGTTCGGCAGAGTCAATGAGAGGCAGTACCCCTGTAGCGACATCGGCAGGTGGTCGCCGCCGGAAGGGCCGCTGCCTTCCCACGTCGAACTCTACTTCCCGGAGCGGGTTCCATCTTACAATTCTCCTCCGGCTTGGCTTCTCCATTGA